The following nucleotide sequence is from Nitrospinota bacterium.
GATCTGTTCAGCCGCGCTGGCGGTAACGTTCACCATATGATGACTCCCATTTAATACTCGTTTATGTGCAATTTTCCATATTTTAGCATGAAATCTGCCAAAAAGCCGGTTTTTACCCAAGGGGCGTATTGTTTTATCACTGCATAGAGCCGCAAAAGACCCTTTGGGATTCGGCGCTATTCCTTTTTTGGAATCCACCCGAGCGCGGCGGAGACGGATTTACGCGGGATCATAATATTCGCCTCGTTCAGCCGGACGCCGATTTTTTCCGATTCCAGCATTTTCATGATCATCGGCTGCGCGTCCAGCGTCCAGTCGCCGTAGCCGGGGGCGTAGCGGAATGTGAGGGAGTAGCCCATCTTGGCACACTCCGTTTGCACGCGGTCTTCCACGCGGTCGGCCATGTAATCGGCCATCCATCCCCCCACATATTCGAGGTAGAAACCGTCGGTCGGTTCTGTTTTGATGATGGCGTCGGACATCGCGGGGAGTTTTGGGCCGATGGTGGTGAGGAGCAGCGTCACATAGTGGCAAGGGAGGAGCATCTCCACCACTTTTTTGCCGAAGAATAGTCCCGGTACTCCTTCCACGGCGGGCGGTTTTCCCTCTTCCTGTATCAGGCGGTAGGTGCGGTAGATTGCCTTCGGCTCGATGAGTCCGTAGCCGGTGTCTATCGCCTTTTTTATGTAGCGGGCGATGTTTTGCTCCGGCATCTCCTTGAGCGAGCTGATCTTCGAGATGCGCAGTTCGCGTAGCACCCGCTCCTCCTCGATGGTGAACGGGATGTTGTTCAGCACGATGGGGCGTTGGAGGCTTTCGATGACGAGCGCCACGCTTAGTGGCTCCCGCCTGTGATGTTCGTAACGCCGTTTCCCATGCCTGTATTATAAAGCGGCGGGGGGAAAGCGCAAACCTCCCCCCGCGCATATTTCAAATCCCGGCGGCGCAGTCGCGCGCAAAACTTTCGAATGGGGTTGGCTCTTTGCCGGTCAACAGCCGGACATCCCCCGTAACCGCCGAGCAATACCCCGCCTTGCCGCTCCAATATCGGCAAGCCGAATGTGGCGTATACCCGCAACTTAACGGATTCAGGGTTAATCCCTCTTAAGAAGACATATTGATACCCTCTCCAGAATCTTACTCGGCGTAAATGGAATTGAAAGAACTAACAGCCGATTAAATAGTCCGGGAACAATTACCTTCCTATTTCCCATAAATGCGCGATAAGCGATTCTGGCGACTTCCTGCGGTTCCATCACGAATTTTTTAAAAAGCAGGATATTTTCCATATTTGCTTTTTTGGCAAATTCCGTTTTCGTCGCGCCAGGGCACAATGTTGATACTGTCACCCCTGTTCCTGAAAGTTCCGCCCTAAGAGCGTTTGAGAAGCTTAAGACGTATGCTTTTGTCGCGCAATACACGGCATCCAGGGGGCACGGGGCAAAGGAGCCGGTTGAACCCAAATTTAATATCTTGCCGTAATGGTTTTTCAACATCCCCGGCAGAAAGAGCTTTGTCAGGTGTGTAAGGGATGCAATATGCACTTGTAACATCCGCAGTTCTTTATCAATGTTTGTTTCGTGGAACGGGCCGCTTTCGTTGAATCCGGCATTATTTATCAAAATATCGACATGAATCCCTTGGCCTTGAATATCCAAAAAGACTTCTTTCGGCGCTCTGGGTTCCGAAAGGTCTTTTGCAAGGATGTGAACCGTTACCCCATAACGTTTTTCCAAATTTTCTTTTTGCGCCTTCAGCTTTTGGTCATTTCTGGAAACCAAAACCAGATTGAACCCCTCCATCGCAAAAATCTCACTAAGTTCATATCCGATTCCGCTCGTAGTTCCGGTAATAAGAACCGTTCTCATGTTGTTCTGGCCTTTGTTTTTCATATCGCGCTCCTCCTTAAGTGACCCATGGTCATTTATATGGTAAATTTTTTTATCTCATGCGGGCAAACTTCATTCCGCTGATGAGCAGTGCCAGCATTGCCGGCAATCTTTCTTCAAAACTCAGTTGAAATACCTCCATTCTTTCCGTCTCGATGACTTGTTTGACTATTGGCGCTGGGTTGGTTAACTGGATGAGGCCGATAAGTAGCACCTGCAGGTGCAGCAAAAACTCTGCACCATCGTTTTCTCGAAGAAAAGGGAGGCACCGTTCGATTAGCTGTCCAGTGATAAGGATTTCATGAAGTAAAAAGCGTTTGAATTCCAATGTGGTTTTATAGTCAATATTTCGTTCTAAGATGACATGAAGGATGGGTGTCAACCGGGTCATCATGGGGTGACTCCCAATGGAGGCCACGATGTTTTCCACAAATACGTTGATGGTGTTTTTAGTCTTATGCCGCAATGAAGTTTCTAGCCGCCTGTTGACATCCTCAAACCATGATTTGTACGCCCTGATCTGCAATTGCAGAAACAATTCCTCTTTTGTCCTGAAGTACAGGAAAATTGTTCCTTTAGCCAAACCCGCTTTTCGGGCAATGCAGGCGATGCTGATGTCATGATATTCGTCTCCGGTCAAAAGCTCTTCCGCCGCATTCAGGATAGCCTCCCGCCTTTCCTGTTTTTCGTCACTGCTGATTGCGCGTTGTTTGATGACCATTACCCTCTCTCCCCAGCCTCTGTACAACAACATAAATGACCAGTGGTCATTTGTCAAATGTTTTATTTATTGAATATTTCGCGTCTCGGTCGGGTTTCAAATCCCAGAAGTTCAGCCGCGCATAAAGCTCTCGAATGGAGCCTGTTCATTTCCGTTTTCCGAAGGGCAGTCGCGCAGCACCCGCTCTTCCTCGATGATGAACGGGATGTTGTTCAGCACGATGGGGCGTTGGAGGCTTTCGATGACGAGCGCCACGGTCAGCGGCTCCCGTGGGTATGTTTTGAAACCCGCGCTTTGTTGTTCACCGGTTGATTATAGACCGGCCGCGAAAAAAAAAGGAGGGGCGGGATGCCCCTTCTTTTTTTAGCGGACACACGGTATCAGGCGGCCCGTGCCGCCCCTTTGAAGCGGCGCACATAATCCCTGGAGAAACGGGCGAAGCTGTGCGGCTTCCTCCCGGTCACCTGCTCCACCGTATTGCGCACTTCGGCCATCTTGCCGCCGCGCGCCCAAGCGTAGAGTTCCAGCAATGCGTCGGTCAGCCATTCCGGCATTCCACCGGCCAGCATGGCTTTGCGGGCCTCTTCCGGCGGTGTATCGACATACCTGAAGTGTCCGCCGGACGCTTTCGCGATCAGGGCCACCGCTTCGGCGGCGGTGATGGCTTCCGGGCCGGTTATCGGGTAGATGCGCCCTTCATGCCCTTTTTCATGCAACGCCTTCACCGCGACGGCCGCGATATCGCGCACATCGACGATGCTGACCCGCGCGGTACCCAGCGGCAGATAATAGGCTCCATCCACGGCCGGATAGGTAAGGTAATTCTGCATGAAGAAATTGGGGCGTAGAATGGTGTACGGTATCCCCGATGCCCCTATCGCCTCTTCGGCGGCGAAATGCCAGCGCTGGAGGAGAGTCTCCTCGAGCTGTGAGCCGAACGCCGACTGCCGGACGATATGCCGTATCCCGGCCGACTTCGCCTCGTTGGTGACTGATTTGACCTGTTCCACCATATTCGCGGCGACCGGCGTAAGCAGAAAGAGTTTTTCAATCCCCTTGAGGGCTTCGCGTATAGACTGGGGGTTTTCGTAATCGAACCGTACCGTTTCGACCCCTTTGCCTTTTATCCTTTCCCTCTTTTCGGGGGAGTGGACGGCCGCGCGAACGGTAATGCCCGCAGCGGAAAGCTGCTTAACCACTTCGGAGCCGACGGTTCCGGTGGCTCCGGTAACTAGAACTTTCATGATGAACCTCCTTATAGGCTGTTGCTTGTATCTTCCCACCTATTGTATATTATTGCAATCTACTATATACTTTACCTGTAATTACACAATTGGAATTATAAGGATAAACAAATGCTTACAAGACGAGAGCCTGCTCCAAACAACGATATTTCTTGTCCAGTTCATTCCGCAATCGCCATCATTCAAGGGAAATGGACGTTAATGATACTGCGCGACCTGATGGTTGGTACTCGGCGGTTTGGGGAACTGCGCCAATCGCTTGCCGGTGTCAGCCCCAAAACCCTTTCCGTTCGCCTCAAAGAACTGGAAGAGACGGGGGTGCTCACCCGCACCGTCTACGCCGAGGTTCCCCCCCGCGTGGAATACGCCCTCACCGAAAAAGGGCGGGAATTGGAAGCCCTCATAGCCGCCATGGGGATATGGGGGACGAAATGGAAGGGCGATAATGATATCCGCCGCGCCGCTTCGGCCGCCGCCGCCGCCGCGGAACAGACCCCCGCGCAACGGAACAATATCGTCTCCAATTCCTTTATCGATTGACATCTCCCCCCTCCGTGTTATTACAATAAGTAAAATCGTATTACTGATGGGGTCATTCCAACAACGTCATGATGGTGGGGGAACAGGGCTATGCCGGAACTGGAACGGTTGAGCTTTTCCATCGAGAAGCCGCTGATGGAGAAACTGGAAAAACTGATCAAAACCAGCGGCTACGGCAACCGCTCGGAATTCATCCGCGACATGATACGCGGCCGGCTGGTGGCGCGGGAGTGGGAATCGGATCACGAGGCGGTCGGCACGGTGACGCTGGTGTATAACCACCACCAGCGGAAGCTGGGCGAGAAGCTGACGGGAATCCAGCATCATCACCATCACATCATTCTGGCCGCCACCCATATTCATCTGGATCACGATATGTGCGCCGAGGTGATCATCGCGCGTGGAGCGGCGAGCAGGATACGGGAACTGGCGGACACGTTGCGGCGGCAAAAAGGGGTTTTTCACGCCGAGTTGAGCATGAGCTCCACCGGCACAAAATTGGCCTAAAGATATTTCGGGAAAAACCATGACGGCGCGGGGATTTGAACGTCACAGCTATCTTGAAAGCCCGGTTCACCGGCTGGACGCACGGGCCAAGATTGTGGGGTTGTTCGCCGCGATCCTCGTCTGCGTCAGCACCCCGCCGGACGCCTGCTTGGCGTTCATCGGTTACTTCGCTTTCGCCATCGGCTTTTTGATCGTCTCCCGCGTGCCGCCGGGGTATGTGCTGAAACGCTCGCTGGTGGTGATTCCCTTCGCGGCGATGACCGCCGTATTTCTTCCCTTTTCCGGGGACGGCGCGTTCACCGGCGGTTACAGTTTTGGCATCGGCGGCATGCATCTTTCCCGCTCCGGCCTGTTGCTTTTCTGGAACGCGATGGTGAAGGCCTGCTTCGGGGTTGTCTGCGTCACGCTGCTTTCGGCCACCACGCCGTTTCCCGAGTTGTTGCGCGGCCTTGAGCGGATGAAGGCCCCCCGCATCGTCACCATGCTCATCGGTTTCACCTACCGCTACCTTTTCGTCCTGAAAGAAGAGGCGCTCCGGATGAAGCGGGCGGGCGACGCGCGCGGCTACGGCGGGCGGTGGCTTTGGGATGCGCGGGTGATCGGCGAGATGGCCGGCACGCTGTTCCTCCGCGGCTACGAGCGGGGGGAGCGGGTCTACCTGGCGATGGCCTCGCGCGGATTCAACTGGCGGCCGCCGCCAACCGATGGTGAGCGTTTCCACGCCGCCGACTGGTGGTTCATGCTTGCCGCTTTCACGTGGTTCGCCGCGGTGCGGGGAACATTATGAACAGCGGGCCGGCGGTCAGCGTTACCGGACTCTCCTACGCCTATCCGGATGGCGCCACGGCGCTGAGAAACGTCCATCTCGCGGTGGAACGCGGCGAACGGGTGGGGATCATCGGCGCGAATGGCGCGGGGAAAAGCACGTTGCTGCTTCACCTCAACGGCATCATCATGGGGAACGGCAATATCCGAATCCACGGCCTGCCGGTGAGCAACGCCAACCTCAAGGAAATCCGCCGCCGCGTCGGCGTCGTTTTTCAAAACCCGGACGACCAGCTTTTTTGTCCCACGGTGTATGACGACATCGCCTTCGGCCCGCGCAACATGGGGTTGGATGAAGCGGAAATAGCATCCCGCGTGGAGGAGAGCCTCCGACGCGTGGGACTCAACGGCGCGGCGGGCAAAAGCGCCTTTCACCTCAGCATGGGGCAGAAAAAAAGGGCCGCCATTGCCACCGTTCTTTCAATGGGGCCGGAACTGTTGGCGCTCGACGAGCCGACCGGCTCGCTTGACCCCAAGGGGCGCGCCCAGATCATTGCGCTGCTGGCCGGGCTGGGGGGAACGCAGATCATCATTTCGCACGACATCGATCTGGTGCGGCGGCAATGCCAGCGTGCCGTGCTGCTCTCCAAGGGGGAAAAAGTGGCCGACGGCCCGGTGGAGCGGATACTGGCCGATACCCGCCTGCTGGAAGAGCATGGCATGACGTGATCGTTTTTTTGCGCGCGGAGCAAAATTCTTTTCGTTCCGCCTTTTTCAGCGGGAGAGCTTTTGGCGGACGGCGCGGACCCCGCCATCGAACCACCGTTGCAGCGCCCAGTTGCACGGCGCCAGCAGAAACGAATTGCGCACGATGCGGGCCACGTCGGCTTTCGATATTTTCACCGTTTTGCCGCCGTTGAAGATGTCCTCGTTGTCCACGCACTTGGCGTAGCTTTCCACCGCCATGAACAGCGGAATGAGGCAGAACACGCGCACGCGGACGGCGGAGCGGGGGAGCCGCTTGGTGTATGCCAGCGCGTCTTCAAGGTAGGGGAGGGCGTCTTCCACAATGGTGTCCAGCACTTTCATCGCTTTTTGGCGGTTTTCCGGCAGGCAGAGCGTTTGGTACGACAATCCCTGTGCCGTCAGCAGATCCAGCGGCCAAAAATTGCGGTTGTGCGGTATGTCATTCGCCACGTCGCGCAGGATGTTCACCTTCTGCAATGCGATGCCGAAATTTTTGGCAAGTTCCATGAACTGTTCGTCCGGCATTTCCGGAATTTGGCCGGCGAGGTGGAAAAGGCGCGAGTTGAGGTAGCCGACGATGCCCGCCACATAGTAGCAGTACTCTTCCTGCACTTTGAGGGAGTCGATGGTTTTTCCCTGGAATTTCAACATCCCATCCGCCATCTCGCGCGCGCAGTCGAGGATGGCCGTCTTTTCCCCGGCGGCAAAACCGTGAAAAACCTCCAGCAGGCTTTGCAGGTTTTCCAGCAAAACTTTTTCGTAGCTGTAATCAATGTTCGCCAGCAGGTAATCGCGGAGCGCCGCCGCCTTCTGGCGGTTCACGGGCGGCGGGGCGGCCAGCAGTTCGAGAAACTGGCCGAACGCCATCCGTTTGGTTTCCAGCGGCGCGGCGGAATCCTCGATGGTGTCGATCAGCCGCAGGATGAGGTACGCGGCCATCATCCGTTCGTCCAGCCCCTTGGGGAGCTTTTGGATGCAGAGCGCGAAACTGCGGGAAACCGCCGGGAGGATATCCCAGCATATCTGTTCGTGGTTGGCCGATTTGCGCATATCGTGCGCATTATACCGGATTTGAAACGGAAGTCGTCCTGGCAACGCCCCTCCTGCCGCGCGGGAGGGGCGGGGATGATTTTTCCGGCTCAGGCGATGCCGACGCCGCTCATCCACCGGTAGTACGAGTGCGAAGCGTGAAACTGGAACAGGGGGTTGTATTTGCATACCTGCTTACAGTAGTGCTCGCCGCCAAAAAGGCTCGTCCGCACGTTAGCGCACTTCTTGCAAAATTGGGGCATCTGCTCTTTTCTCATGATTGCTCACTCCCATCTCCAGTATTCAAGGTTGTTATTTACCAGACCGTACAGGCAGTAGCGCCTGTTCAGATTTTCCCAGCGGTATTCACAGGCTTGGCAGTGTCTGCCGCCGGGCGTTTTAGCCTTATTCGACATCATCTGCTTCTCCTTATCATTTGTTATGTAATGTTTGCATCTACATCATATGTATAAAGCATATCCTGTGCCAAAAATTTTATCAAAAGAATCAATAACATATCATAAATGCTTCTACAAAAGTGTATTTGTAAGTGTAGGCCATGTCTTTGTGTGTATAAAAATGTACACATGCAAATAGGATAGCTGGTTGTGGTGACTATCGGTAAAATTGACGTAAGTAAAAAAAATCCCCAAAACAAAAATTTTATTTGCTTGAAATAGGATTGATTATGGATTAAATTAGCCATAATTAGCTGAAATTATAACTTACGGG
It contains:
- a CDS encoding SDR family oxidoreductase: MRTVLITGTTSGIGYELSEIFAMEGFNLVLVSRNDQKLKAQKENLEKRYGVTVHILAKDLSEPRAPKEVFLDIQGQGIHVDILINNAGFNESGPFHETNIDKELRMLQVHIASLTHLTKLFLPGMLKNHYGKILNLGSTGSFAPCPLDAVYCATKAYVLSFSNALRAELSGTGVTVSTLCPGATKTEFAKKANMENILLFKKFVMEPQEVARIAYRAFMGNRKVIVPGLFNRLLVLSIPFTPSKILERVSICLLKRD
- a CDS encoding TetR family transcriptional regulator; translated protein: MVIKQRAISSDEKQERREAILNAAEELLTGDEYHDISIACIARKAGLAKGTIFLYFRTKEELFLQLQIRAYKSWFEDVNRRLETSLRHKTKNTINVFVENIVASIGSHPMMTRLTPILHVILERNIDYKTTLEFKRFLLHEILITGQLIERCLPFLRENDGAEFLLHLQVLLIGLIQLTNPAPIVKQVIETERMEVFQLSFEERLPAMLALLISGMKFARMR
- a CDS encoding SDR family oxidoreductase encodes the protein MKVLVTGATGTVGSEVVKQLSAAGITVRAAVHSPEKRERIKGKGVETVRFDYENPQSIREALKGIEKLFLLTPVAANMVEQVKSVTNEAKSAGIRHIVRQSAFGSQLEETLLQRWHFAAEEAIGASGIPYTILRPNFFMQNYLTYPAVDGAYYLPLGTARVSIVDVRDIAAVAVKALHEKGHEGRIYPITGPEAITAAEAVALIAKASGGHFRYVDTPPEEARKAMLAGGMPEWLTDALLELYAWARGGKMAEVRNTVEQVTGRKPHSFARFSRDYVRRFKGAARAA
- a CDS encoding helix-turn-helix transcriptional regulator; the protein is MLTRREPAPNNDISCPVHSAIAIIQGKWTLMILRDLMVGTRRFGELRQSLAGVSPKTLSVRLKELEETGVLTRTVYAEVPPRVEYALTEKGRELEALIAAMGIWGTKWKGDNDIRRAASAAAAAAEQTPAQRNNIVSNSFID
- the nikR gene encoding nickel-responsive transcriptional regulator NikR, which gives rise to MPELERLSFSIEKPLMEKLEKLIKTSGYGNRSEFIRDMIRGRLVAREWESDHEAVGTVTLVYNHHQRKLGEKLTGIQHHHHHIILAATHIHLDHDMCAEVIIARGAASRIRELADTLRRQKGVFHAELSMSSTGTKLA
- the cbiQ gene encoding cobalt ECF transporter T component CbiQ, with translation MTARGFERHSYLESPVHRLDARAKIVGLFAAILVCVSTPPDACLAFIGYFAFAIGFLIVSRVPPGYVLKRSLVVIPFAAMTAVFLPFSGDGAFTGGYSFGIGGMHLSRSGLLLFWNAMVKACFGVVCVTLLSATTPFPELLRGLERMKAPRIVTMLIGFTYRYLFVLKEEALRMKRAGDARGYGGRWLWDARVIGEMAGTLFLRGYERGERVYLAMASRGFNWRPPPTDGERFHAADWWFMLAAFTWFAAVRGTL
- a CDS encoding ABC transporter ATP-binding protein; the encoded protein is MNSGPAVSVTGLSYAYPDGATALRNVHLAVERGERVGIIGANGAGKSTLLLHLNGIIMGNGNIRIHGLPVSNANLKEIRRRVGVVFQNPDDQLFCPTVYDDIAFGPRNMGLDEAEIASRVEESLRRVGLNGAAGKSAFHLSMGQKKRAAIATVLSMGPELLALDEPTGSLDPKGRAQIIALLAGLGGTQIIISHDIDLVRRQCQRAVLLSKGEKVADGPVERILADTRLLEEHGMT
- a CDS encoding squalene/phytoene synthase family protein encodes the protein MRKSANHEQICWDILPAVSRSFALCIQKLPKGLDERMMAAYLILRLIDTIEDSAAPLETKRMAFGQFLELLAAPPPVNRQKAAALRDYLLANIDYSYEKVLLENLQSLLEVFHGFAAGEKTAILDCAREMADGMLKFQGKTIDSLKVQEEYCYYVAGIVGYLNSRLFHLAGQIPEMPDEQFMELAKNFGIALQKVNILRDVANDIPHNRNFWPLDLLTAQGLSYQTLCLPENRQKAMKVLDTIVEDALPYLEDALAYTKRLPRSAVRVRVFCLIPLFMAVESYAKCVDNEDIFNGGKTVKISKADVARIVRNSFLLAPCNWALQRWFDGGVRAVRQKLSR